Proteins encoded together in one bacterium window:
- a CDS encoding 1-acyl-sn-glycerol-3-phosphate acyltransferase — protein MSAHVSLPVWVVAVLALLAALAAVDRLLLPGVRWFLRRRVNIVLDEIGKRLHLEIRPFTLTKRQVLIDRLMYDPKVLEAAAAHAGERGIPRDVAMAEIERYAREIVPAFNAYAYFRMGYWLARRAARLLYRVRVGFTDVEGLSRVDPKSTVVFVMNHRSNMDYILVAYLAATRTALSYAVGEWARIWPLQTLVRTMGAYFIRRDSKDPLYRLVLERYVAMATEGGVVQAIYPEGGLTKDGALRTPRLGLLDYMTRAFDPKGERDIVFIPVGINYDRTLEDRSQVLALDAGAPRRGAGFAAATSLRFLLRNLLLMLRGRWYRFGYACVNFGSPLSMRSYCRENDIDLRILPREERFPEVEKLAAELMRSVGRVVPVLPVSLVATALLRHPGGGRSELELKADALRIIEELSIAGAHIYIPRADQDYAVTVGLRMLTLRKLVSEEDGLYASLPEEVPLLRYYANSISHLFPGAGTKSSE, from the coding sequence GTGAGCGCGCACGTGTCCCTTCCGGTATGGGTTGTGGCCGTCCTTGCCCTCCTGGCGGCCCTCGCGGCCGTGGACCGTCTTCTTCTTCCCGGTGTCCGGTGGTTCCTTCGACGACGCGTGAACATCGTCCTCGACGAGATCGGCAAGCGGCTGCACCTCGAAATCCGCCCCTTCACGCTGACCAAGCGCCAGGTCCTCATCGACCGCCTGATGTACGACCCGAAAGTGCTCGAGGCGGCGGCGGCGCACGCGGGCGAGCGCGGGATCCCGAGGGACGTCGCGATGGCGGAGATCGAACGGTACGCCCGGGAGATCGTCCCGGCCTTCAACGCCTACGCCTACTTCCGGATGGGGTACTGGCTCGCGCGTCGCGCCGCGAGGCTGCTGTACCGGGTGAGGGTCGGGTTCACCGACGTGGAGGGGCTGTCCCGGGTCGACCCGAAGTCGACCGTCGTATTCGTGATGAACCACCGAAGCAACATGGATTACATCCTGGTCGCGTACCTCGCCGCCACCCGCACGGCGCTGTCGTACGCCGTCGGCGAGTGGGCCCGCATCTGGCCGCTCCAGACCCTCGTCCGGACGATGGGCGCCTACTTCATCCGCAGGGACTCGAAGGATCCGCTGTACCGGCTCGTCCTCGAGCGGTACGTGGCGATGGCGACGGAGGGAGGCGTCGTGCAGGCGATCTACCCGGAGGGGGGGCTCACGAAGGACGGGGCGCTCCGCACGCCCCGGCTCGGCCTGCTCGATTACATGACCCGCGCCTTCGATCCGAAGGGGGAACGGGACATCGTCTTCATCCCGGTGGGAATCAACTACGACCGGACGCTCGAGGACCGGAGCCAGGTGCTCGCGCTCGACGCCGGGGCGCCGCGGCGCGGAGCGGGATTCGCCGCCGCCACCTCCCTCCGGTTCCTCCTGCGGAACCTTCTCCTCATGCTGCGGGGGCGCTGGTACCGGTTCGGGTACGCGTGCGTCAACTTCGGGTCGCCCCTTTCGATGCGCTCGTACTGCCGGGAGAACGACATCGACCTGCGGATCCTTCCCAGGGAAGAGCGCTTTCCCGAGGTGGAAAAGCTGGCGGCGGAGCTGATGCGCTCCGTGGGGAGGGTGGTCCCGGTGCTGCCCGTCTCCCTCGTGGCGACGGCGCTCCTGCGCCATCCCGGCGGAGGCCGGAGCGAGCTGGAGCTGAAGGCCGACGCGCTGCGGATCATCGAGGAGCTGTCGATCGCGGGCGCCCACATTTATATCCCGCGCGCCGACCAGGACTACGCCGTCACGGTCGGGCTGCGGATGCTGACCCTCCGGAAACTCGTGTCGGAGGAGGACGGGCTGTACGCCTCGCTCCCGGAAGAAGTCCCGTTGCTCCGGTACTACGCCAACTCCATCTCCCATCTCTTCCCCGGGGCCGGGACGAAATCTTCCGAGTAA
- a CDS encoding alpha/beta fold hydrolase — protein MGGKPENPRNGDAVVLIHGLWMTGKEMRVLGGRLEQSGFRVRYFRYLSWRGGLAQASGALREFVEATEGERVHLVGHSLGGVVIAKMLEEAPLSRPGRVAMLGSPMGGSAAARIMSRRRVGRWLVGGVIREGIVEHAPKWPGGRDLLVVAGNIPLGSGVLLGLAKPHDGVVRVEETRVEGARTVTVRASHVGLLLSRKVAALLSEHFR, from the coding sequence TTGGGCGGAAAACCGGAGAACCCGCGGAATGGCGATGCCGTCGTCCTGATCCACGGACTCTGGATGACGGGGAAAGAGATGCGCGTTCTCGGCGGCCGCCTGGAGCAGTCGGGTTTCCGCGTTCGCTACTTCCGGTACCTCTCCTGGCGCGGGGGTCTCGCGCAGGCGTCGGGAGCGCTACGGGAGTTCGTCGAGGCGACGGAAGGGGAGCGGGTGCACCTCGTCGGGCACAGCCTGGGGGGCGTCGTCATCGCGAAGATGCTCGAAGAGGCCCCCCTTTCGCGGCCGGGTCGCGTAGCGATGCTGGGTTCCCCGATGGGGGGGAGTGCGGCGGCGAGGATCATGTCCCGGCGCCGGGTCGGACGATGGCTCGTGGGCGGCGTGATCAGGGAGGGGATCGTCGAGCATGCGCCGAAGTGGCCGGGAGGAAGGGATTTGCTCGTCGTCGCCGGGAACATCCCGCTCGGGTCGGGGGTTCTCCTCGGCCTCGCGAAGCCCCACGACGGAGTCGTCCGCGTCGAGGAGACGCGCGTCGAAGGAGCGCGCACGGTCACCGTTCGCGCCTCCCACGTCGGGCTGCTCCTCTCCCGGAAAGTGGCCGCGCTCCTTTCCGAACATTTCCGTTGA
- a CDS encoding cache domain-containing protein, whose translation MRRITLAVMAIAVSLCLAGSAFAEGATKDECVAKTKEAAAMINDKGIGATIEEVNKKDGMFVWKDTYVFLMDLDGKMLAHPMSPALIGKNLLDMKDKGEPGKFLFKEFVDAAKGKGEGWVDYMWTNPGDPKPRKKLTYIYRVPGKDLFAGAGVYE comes from the coding sequence ATGAGGAGAATCACGCTGGCCGTCATGGCAATCGCCGTCAGCCTGTGCCTCGCCGGAAGCGCGTTCGCGGAGGGAGCCACGAAGGACGAGTGCGTGGCCAAGACCAAGGAAGCCGCCGCGATGATCAATGACAAGGGGATCGGCGCGACCATCGAGGAGGTCAACAAGAAGGACGGGATGTTCGTGTGGAAAGACACCTACGTCTTCCTGATGGACCTCGACGGGAAGATGCTCGCGCATCCGATGAGCCCGGCGCTGATCGGGAAGAACCTGCTCGACATGAAGGACAAGGGGGAGCCGGGAAAGTTCCTCTTCAAGGAATTCGTCGATGCGGCGAAGGGGAAGGGCGAGGGGTGGGTCGACTACATGTGGACCAACCCGGGCGATCCGAAGCCTCGCAAGAAGCTCACCTACATCTACCGGGTGCCGGGGAAGGACCTGTTCGCCGGCGCGGGAGTCTACGAATAA
- a CDS encoding ABC transporter ATP-binding protein yields the protein MRESDADRAGGSAEPVFRARGVTKIYEMGEVQVHALRGVDLDLYPGELVVLLGPSGSGKSTLLNILGGLDTATGGTVEYRGKELTRATERELTSFRRRHVGFVFQFYNLIPSLTALENVSVVTDIAAEPMRPEEALGLVGLADRMNHFPAQLSGGEQQRVAIARAVAKRPSVLLCDEPTGALDAATGIVVLEVLERINRELGTTTALITHNADIAGMADRVVRVGSGIIQSVERNERKKSPREMRW from the coding sequence ATGCGGGAATCGGATGCGGATCGGGCGGGCGGATCGGCGGAGCCGGTATTCCGGGCTCGCGGCGTTACGAAGATCTACGAGATGGGAGAGGTGCAGGTCCACGCGTTGCGAGGCGTGGACCTGGACCTGTACCCCGGCGAGCTCGTCGTTCTCCTGGGCCCTTCCGGCAGCGGAAAATCGACCCTCCTCAACATCCTCGGCGGGCTGGACACCGCGACCGGCGGCACGGTCGAATACCGCGGCAAGGAGCTGACCCGCGCGACCGAACGGGAGCTCACTTCGTTCCGCCGGCGCCACGTCGGATTCGTCTTCCAGTTCTACAATCTCATCCCCAGCCTGACCGCCCTCGAGAACGTGTCGGTAGTGACCGACATCGCCGCGGAGCCGATGCGTCCGGAGGAGGCCCTCGGGCTGGTGGGTCTCGCGGACCGGATGAACCATTTTCCGGCACAGCTTTCCGGAGGGGAGCAGCAGCGCGTCGCGATCGCGCGGGCCGTCGCCAAGCGGCCGTCGGTGCTGTTGTGCGACGAGCCGACGGGCGCGCTGGACGCCGCCACGGGGATCGTCGTCCTCGAAGTGCTGGAGCGGATCAACCGGGAGCTCGGGACCACCACCGCGCTGATCACCCACAACGCCGACATCGCGGGGATGGCGGACCGCGTGGTGCGAGTGGGCTCGGGGATCATCCAGTCGGTGGAACGGAACGAACGGAAGAAATCTCCGCGCGAGATGCGGTGGTGA
- a CDS encoding FtsX-like permease family protein, which produces MKALRRKLLRDLWGMKGQALAIAMVIVSGVATYVISVSTLDSLRETRAVFYRDYRFAELFVSLKRAPESVSEIVRAIPGVDRLETRVSAWANIDVPGFEEPIRGILVSVPETGEPALNALHLREGRSVAAGRDDEVVASEAFAKAHRLRPGDPIGAVIHGRRKTLRLVGIGLSPEHVYEVAPGTVFPDSKRYGVFWMGRKSLASASGMEGAFNELCATLSRGASPQDTVDRIDAVLSSYGGLGAYTRDDQVSHRYLTEEFRQLGTLASIFPVIFLGVAAFLLNVVVGRLVSLQRDQVGILKAFGYSNADVGMYYVKLIVLIVLVGVAGGIGMGAWLGRGMTRMYMAFYRFPYLRYELRPAVAATAALVSVASAVLGALQAVRKAARMTPAEAMRPEQPGRFRVTFVERMGLQRILSQPGRMIARNVARRPVKSALSILGIGFACAILMLGNVQEDAVGFMVDTQFRLAQREDMTVTFVEPASARALAEIRSVPGVRHAEPFRSVAVRLRSGHRSYRTAVQGFPRDGSLHRILDTGLRPVTMPPEGILLTDYLAERFGLRVGDRVTVEVLEGTRPVREIPVAGLVGEFFGVNGYMDLYALNRLLGEGNAISGAFLSADREDRQTVYDALKGMPGVAGTVVREDAIRSFYESMGGTLLLFTFVITLLAGSVAFGVVYNSARIALSERSRELASLRVLGFTRGEISYILLGELGLLTVAGIPVGFLVAGGLTAYIAEQMKSDLYRVPMVMEGSSYGFAAAVVILSALLSGLLVRRRLDRLDLVAVLKTRE; this is translated from the coding sequence GTGAAGGCGCTGCGCAGGAAGCTGCTTCGGGATCTGTGGGGGATGAAGGGACAGGCCCTCGCCATCGCGATGGTCATCGTCAGCGGCGTGGCCACCTACGTCATCTCCGTGAGCACCCTCGACTCCCTTCGGGAGACCCGGGCCGTTTTCTATCGGGACTACCGGTTCGCCGAGCTGTTCGTCTCCCTGAAGCGCGCTCCGGAGAGCGTCTCCGAGATCGTGAGGGCGATCCCCGGTGTGGACCGGCTGGAAACGCGCGTCTCGGCGTGGGCGAACATCGACGTGCCGGGGTTCGAGGAGCCGATCCGGGGAATCCTGGTCTCCGTTCCGGAAACGGGCGAGCCCGCCTTGAACGCGCTGCACCTTCGGGAGGGGCGCAGTGTGGCCGCCGGGAGGGATGACGAGGTCGTCGCGAGCGAGGCGTTCGCGAAGGCGCACCGGTTGCGGCCCGGGGACCCGATCGGAGCGGTGATCCACGGCAGGCGGAAAACGCTTCGGCTCGTCGGGATCGGCCTCTCCCCCGAGCACGTGTACGAAGTGGCGCCCGGCACGGTGTTTCCGGATTCGAAGCGATACGGTGTCTTCTGGATGGGCCGGAAATCGCTGGCCTCGGCGTCCGGGATGGAGGGGGCGTTCAACGAGCTTTGCGCCACGCTGAGCCGGGGCGCTTCCCCGCAGGACACGGTGGATCGAATCGACGCGGTCCTTTCGAGCTACGGCGGACTCGGGGCATATACGCGGGACGACCAGGTGTCCCACCGGTACCTGACCGAGGAATTCCGGCAGCTGGGGACGCTCGCGTCGATCTTCCCCGTCATCTTCCTGGGCGTGGCGGCGTTCCTGCTGAACGTGGTGGTCGGACGGCTGGTCAGCCTGCAGCGCGACCAGGTGGGCATCCTGAAGGCGTTCGGCTACTCGAACGCCGACGTGGGGATGTACTACGTGAAGCTGATCGTGCTGATCGTCCTCGTCGGCGTGGCCGGGGGGATCGGCATGGGCGCCTGGCTGGGGCGTGGAATGACACGGATGTACATGGCCTTCTACCGGTTCCCGTACCTCCGGTACGAGCTTCGTCCCGCCGTGGCTGCGACCGCTGCGCTGGTCAGCGTCGCCTCCGCCGTGCTGGGGGCGCTCCAGGCCGTCCGGAAGGCGGCGCGGATGACCCCCGCCGAAGCGATGCGGCCGGAACAGCCCGGCCGGTTCCGCGTGACGTTCGTGGAGCGTATGGGGCTTCAGCGGATCCTGTCGCAGCCGGGCCGCATGATCGCACGGAACGTCGCGCGCCGGCCGGTGAAGTCGGCCCTGTCGATCCTCGGGATCGGCTTTGCCTGCGCGATCCTCATGCTGGGGAACGTGCAGGAAGACGCCGTGGGGTTCATGGTGGACACCCAGTTCCGCCTGGCGCAGCGGGAGGACATGACGGTCACCTTCGTGGAGCCCGCCTCGGCGCGGGCGCTGGCGGAGATCCGCAGCGTCCCGGGCGTCCGGCACGCCGAGCCGTTCCGTTCGGTGGCCGTGCGCCTGCGGTCCGGCCATCGCAGCTACCGGACCGCGGTGCAGGGATTCCCGCGGGACGGATCCCTCCACCGCATTCTCGACACGGGGCTTCGTCCGGTGACGATGCCGCCGGAAGGGATCCTCCTTACGGACTACCTGGCGGAGCGGTTCGGGCTGCGCGTCGGGGATCGCGTGACGGTGGAGGTGCTGGAGGGAACCCGCCCCGTGCGGGAAATCCCGGTGGCGGGACTGGTGGGGGAATTTTTCGGCGTGAACGGCTACATGGACCTTTACGCCCTGAACCGGCTGCTGGGGGAGGGGAACGCGATTTCGGGGGCGTTCCTCTCCGCCGACCGGGAGGACCGCCAAACGGTGTACGATGCCCTCAAGGGGATGCCCGGCGTGGCGGGGACGGTGGTGCGCGAGGACGCGATCCGGAGCTTCTACGAGAGCATGGGGGGGACGCTGCTCCTGTTCACCTTCGTCATCACGCTCCTGGCGGGGAGCGTCGCGTTCGGAGTCGTGTACAACAGCGCCCGCATCGCCCTGTCCGAGCGCAGCCGGGAGCTGGCGAGCCTCCGCGTGCTCGGGTTCACCCGGGGAGAGATCTCCTACATCCTCCTGGGGGAGCTCGGACTGCTTACCGTCGCGGGGATTCCCGTGGGATTCCTTGTCGCCGGGGGGTTGACCGCGTACATCGCGGAGCAGATGAAATCGGACCTCTATCGCGTCCCGATGGTGATGGAGGGATCCAGCTACGGGTTCGCCGCCGCGGTCGTCATCCTGTCGGCGCTGCTTTCCGGTCTCCTGGTTCGCCGCCGCCTCGACCGGCTCGACCTGGTGGCGGTCCTGAAAACGAGGGAGTGA